In one window of Bemisia tabaci chromosome 4, PGI_BMITA_v3 DNA:
- the Alg2 gene encoding alpha-1,3/1,6-mannosyltransferase ALG2, translated as MSSKRIVILHPDLGIGGAERLVVDAALALKKRNHEVCFVTTHHDRSHCFKETVDGTFEVIVVGDWLPRNIFGYFFALCAYLRMIYAAFYIVFFSNLAPLLVFCDLVSVCIPVLKLGHIPVIFYCHHPDLLLSQAGGRLKALYRFPLNWLEEKTTAKASIILVNSKYTQKVFKETFKTIKSTPDILYPSIPIENFSETISCLPLKQILKNPDFPSDATVFLSINRYERKKSIDLAIKALKQLKESLPESTMKKVYLIVAGGYDTRLLENVEHYDELSALCETSNVKEHVCFLRSISNEEKVSLMKHCVSIVYTPPNEHYGIVPIEAMFLNKPVIAQNSGGPTETVVDGETGFLCDNNSNSFAEAMKKFINDPNLSQSMGLKGRKRFDELYSADSFSQKLESYVQCVVDDKSN; from the coding sequence ATGTCATCCAAAAGGATTGTGATTTTGCACCCTGATCTTGGAATTGGAGGGGCTGAAAGACTGGTTGTGGATGCAGCTTTAGCTTTGAAGAAGAGGAATCACGAAGTTTGCTTCGTGACAACTCACCACGATCGCTCTCATTGTTTTAAAGAAACTGTAGATGGAACATTCGAAGTGATTGTTGTCGGCGATTGGCTACCAAGGAATATTTTTGGCTACTTTTTTGCGTTGTGCGCATACTTGCGAATGATATACGCAGCATTTTACATTGTATTTTTCAGCAATCTTGCACCTCTTCTTGTATTCTGTGATTTAGTCTCTGTTTGTATCCCTGTTCTAAAACTTGGTCACATTCCCGTAATATTTTACTGTCATCATCCGGACCTATTGTTGAGTCAAGCTGGTGGAAGGCTAAAAGCTCTGTATCGTTTTCCTTTGAACTGgcttgaagaaaaaacaactgCCAAGGCTAGTATTATCTTGGTTAACAGCAAATATACtcaaaaagttttcaaagaaacatTTAAGACAATTAAGAGCACACCTGATATTCTCTATCCATCAATTCCAatagaaaatttcagtgaaacaaTCAGCTGCCTACCgctgaaacaaattttaaaaaatccagaCTTTCCCAGTGATGCCACTGTATTCTTGTCGATAAATCGCTATGAGCGCAAGAAAAGCATAGATCTTGCAATCAAAGCTTTGAAACAATTGAAAGAGAGTCTCCCTGAATCTACAATGAAAAAGGTTTACTTGATCGTCGCTGGGGGATATGACACTAGGCTGTTAGAAAATGTTGAACATTATGATGAGCTCTCAGCATTATGCGAAACGAGTAACGTCAAAGAACACGTTTGCTTTCTACGATCAATTTCAAATGAAGAGAAGGTATCTTTGATGAAACATTGTGTGAGTATAGTTTACACGCCACCAAATGAGCATTATGGCATTGTTCCTATCGAGGCAATGTTCTTAAATAAACCTGTCATAGCTCAAAACAGTGGTGGGCCAACTGAAACAGTTGTTGATGGAGAGACCGGATTTCTATGTGATAATAATTCTAATTCATTTGCAGAGgcaatgaaaaaatttattaaCGATCCCAATCTATCACAGTCCATGGGATTGAAAGGTAGGAAGAGATTTGATGAACTCTACTCCGCAGATTCGTTTTCTCAGAAGTTAGAAAGTTATGTGCAATGTGTGGTTGATGATAAAtctaattaa
- the LOC109044449 gene encoding uncharacterized protein isoform X3, with protein sequence MSLYGMYKKRCPKRMGIALDDEELNSLFESNPNTYQPTSKTNPIPKRPLSYYNELYDCLSNLKDKTLENRSHSLDESTFAPNAINYSHHSQNDESIDRANSVESIEPQLLDEIGLTVQKLIAQCHELSKNKQLERRNSLRVGKVADRQNADQMIYEIDLSRFCNQTSPDHCKTNMNLVVSPDRGKVTTPQVKELVISFSGSKSSCNDLKNSKPNDGNIVDENLLGNETDFYYSIDDINSALDADSEVKSSFDSCLKDQNIELDKSLEPIVRHPKAFDETLLASGNRHAGSFERDVLFSSDIEDKYQADVSSSEDCPRLIINVELNLDDNQSSDVTTESSELSSSASTKSGSYLLTESETYFGNQILEKKGSIAKGEVNSESPTSNLNASDDAVSIHSDFQLFDRRKKVPSNCSTDSITKNGSLQCADKSVLKFKFAPLENRLADSISDIESSTGCINSNASDGPVYAEENEFSNTESTGFSFYSENRLSNFGISKSSICSEDLSVFSNRSTSYGICSEDSVAPNSVDSSEPVSQSENNAEYSADNFSEDNTVLIESESEVSISSDIIAWQRDIFLSVLDDSDEDWVIHDRAEWFSSNDYEGRVYFFEENSNESSWTLPENPDPSNANESTGNEKESTQDQSPAHEPPVKSGKVDGAPEEKNLSRSIKSRSMILLDSKLEELTPMSRNWPQLWNGHMCILQEGSLNRTKITENGKRLRKNWASAYVVLTELFLLFFKDAKSFAAMKNGGWKPELCVDLNGALIDRGDKVSSRKNVFIISTVLGLQVLIQCDCTATASSWLNAIQSAIKNLPSGFDNCSRLIRNSTSPECNSPEGGKKAKIGRSKSVKLKNKDGSIEDLTISVAERQTKIRARLKKFFHRRPTMESLVKKGIWKDEPVFGCFLEQVCSGESPRVPLVVQRCIKCIESSEENMKADGLYRASGNLSQVQKIRLQVDQNNLAVLDQEEDVHVLTGALKLFFRELKEPLIPCHLFNKALKASTSHSRKEKLNCFREITKALPTANHDTLKFLLQHLLRVTKYKEFNRMHIPNLAIVFGPTLMWPAQESANMALDLMQQNLVIECFLVEFEQIFR encoded by the exons ATGAGTCTTTATGGCATGTATAAAAAACGGTGCCCTAAAAGAATGGGCATTGCACTTGATGACGAAGAGCTAAATTCCCTTTTTGAAAGCAATCCAAACACTTATCAGCCGACATCCAAAACAAATCCCATTCCAAAAAGACCTTTGAGCTATTACAATGAACTCTATGACTGTTTATCCAACTTGAAAGACAAAACTTTAGAAAATCGAAGTCACAGCCTGGACGAGTCAACTTTCGCTCCAAACGCAATCAATTATTCGCATCATAGCCAAAATGATGAATCAATCGACAGAGCTAATTCTGTAGAATCAATAGAGCCACAGCTTTTGGATGAAATAGGACTCACAGTTCAAAAGCTCATTGCGCAGTGCCATGAACTTTCGAAAAATAAACAACTGGAGCGGCGAAACAGTTTGAGAGTTGGTAAAGTTGCAGATAGGCAAAACGCAGATCAGATGATCTACGAAATTGATTTAAGTCGATTCTGCAATCAGACTTCGCCCGATCATTGCAAAACTAACATGAACTTAGTCGTGAGTCCTGACAGAGGTAAAGTCACTACACCCCAAGTCAAAGAGCTGGTGATTAGTTTCAGCGGGAGCAAAAGCTCCTGCAacgatttaaaaaattctaaacctAACGATGGAAATATCGTGGACGAAAACCTTTTAGGAAATGAAACCGATTTTTATTACAGCATCGACGACATCAACTCCGCGTTGGACGCAGATTCAGAGGTGAAAAGCTCTTTTGACAGTTGCCTCAAAGATCAAAACATTGAACTCGATAAAAGCCTGGAGCCAATAGTCAGACATCCGAAAGCTTTTGATGAAACCCTGTTAGCTTCTGGTAATCGGCATGCGGGAAGCTTCGAACGCGATGTTCTTTTTTCCTCCGATATTGAAGATAAATATCAAGCCGATGTGTCGTCTTCCGAGGATTGTCCAAGGCTCATCATCAACGTAGAGCTGAATCTCGACGACAATCAAAGCTCTGACGTGACAACAGAAAGCTCTGAGTTAAGTTCTAGTGCATCCACAAAAAGTGGCTCTTATCTGCTAACTGAGAGTGAAACTTATTTCGGGAATCAAATATTGGAAAAGAAAGGAAGCATTGCCAAAGGGGAGGTTAACTCCGAGAGTCCAACTTCGAACTTAAACGCATCCGATGATGCTGTTAGCATTCACTCCGATTTCCAACTTTTCGACCGCAGGAAAAAAGTGCCCTCGAATTGTAGTACGGATTCGATCACGAAAAATGGAAGTTTGCAGTGCGCGGATAAGagtgttttaaaattcaagtttgCGCCATTAGAAAATAGACTCGCCGATTCCATCTCCGATATTGAATCCTCCACCGGTTGTATCAATTCCAACGCCTCGGACGGACCGGTTTACGCTGAGGAAAATGAGTTTTCAAACACGGAAAGCACGGGTTTCTCCTTTTATTCCGAGAATCGGCTCTCGAATTTCGGGATCTCCAAGTCGTCGATTTGTTCTGAGGATCTTTCTGTGTTCTCCAATCGAAGCACTTCATATGGGATATGCTCAGAGGATAGTGTAGCTCCGAATTCGGTCGACTCGAGTGAGCCCGTCTCGCAGTCTGAAAATAACGCTGAGTATAGCGCtgacaatttttcagaggataacACTGTGTTGATAGAATCGGAGTCGGAAGTCAGCATTTCAAGTGATATCATAGCCTGGCAGCGAGATATATTTTTGTCCGTCTTGGATGATTCAGATGAAGATTGGGTCATTCACGACAGGGCGGAG TGGTTTTCATCAAATGATTACGAGGGCCGAGTCTACTTCTTCGAGGAGAACAGCAATGAGTCTTCATGGACATTGCCAGAAAATCCTGATCCTTCAAACGCCAATGAA TCAACaggaaatgaaaaagagagTACTCAAGACCAATCGCCTGCACATGAGCCACCTGTCAAGTCTGGTAAAGTGGATGGAGCgcctgaagaaaaaaacttgagtAGATCTATCAAGTCCAGATCAATGATTCTTCTAGATTCCAA ACTAGAGGAGTTAACACCCATGTCAAGGAATTGGCCTCAGCTATGGAATGGCCACATG tgtattcTGCAAGAAGGTTCCTTAAACCGTACCAAAATAACAGAAAATGGTAAAcgattgaggaaaaattgggcCTCTGCTTACGTAGTCCTAACCGAAttgtttctccttttctttaaaGACGCTAAATCTTTTGCTGCCATG aaaaatggtgGCTGGAAACCAGAGCTCTGTGTGGATCTAAACGGTGCACTGATCGACCGAGGCGATAAAGTATCCAgtcgaaaaaatgttttcattataAGCACAGTATTAGGTCTTCAAGTGTTGATCCAATGCGACTGCACGGCAACTGCAAGTAGTTGGCTCAATGCCATACAGTCAGCAAttaaaaatttg CCTTCTGGATTTGATAATTGCTCAAGACTTATCAGGAACTCAACATCTCCAGAATGCAACTCTCCTGAAGGTGGCAAGAAAGCAAAAATAGGCCGCTCAAAATCAGTCAAAT TGAAAAATAAAGATGGCAGTATAGAAGATTTAACGATTAGTGTAGCAGAAAGACAGACAAAAATCCGAGCGAGACTGAAGAAATTCTTCCACCGAAGACCAACTATGGAATCCCTAGTCAAAAAAGGAATCTGGAAAG ATGAGCCGGTCTTCGGGTGTTTCCTGGAGCAGGTCTGTTCTGGAGAGTCGCCTCGCGTCCCGCTAGTCGTTCAGCGATGCATCAAATGCATTGAATCGTCCGAGGAGAACATGAAGGCTGATGGCCTATACCGTGCATCCGGGAACCTGTCACAGGTTCAGAAAATTCGCCTCCAGGTCGACCAAAACAATCTGGCAGTCTTGGACCAAGAAGAGGATGTGCACGTTTTGACTGGCGCCCTTAAGCTCTTCTTCCGCGAACTGAAGGAGCCGTTGATCCCGTGTCACCTCTTCAATAAAGCTTTGAAAGCTAGCA caaGTCACAGCAGAAAAGAGAAACTGAACTGTTTCCGTGAAATTACCAAAGCATTACCTACAGCTAATCATGATACACTTAAGTTTTTATTGCAGCATTTACTAAG agTTACCAAGTACAAAGAATTCAATCGCATGCACATCCCAAATCTAGCCATCGTTTTTGGACCAACGCTCATGTGGCCAGCTCAGGAGTCTGCTAATATGGCGCTAGATTTAATGCAGCAAAATCTGGTCATAGAATGTTTCCTCGTTGAATTTGAACAGATTTTTCGATAA